One region of Bacteroidota bacterium genomic DNA includes:
- a CDS encoding ribonucleotide-diphosphate reductase subunit beta — protein MVEPILQENKERFVLFPIKHKDIWEMYKKCEQSFWTAEEIDLSPDLADWTNKLNDDERHFIKHVLAFFAASDGIVNENLAVNFMNEVQYPEARCFYGYQIMMENIHSETYSLLIDTYIKEPAERHKLFNAMETVPCVGKKAEWALRWISNGSFAERLVAFAAVEGIFFSGSFCSIFWLKKRGLMPGLSFSNELISRDEGMHCDFACLLYDQLVSKLPETQVKAIIMNAVEIEKEFVTDAIPVRLIGMNAEMMCQYIEFVADRLLMALGYSKVYNATNPFDFMELISLQGKTNFFEKRVGEYKKASVGVGKGDNVFKLDEDF, from the coding sequence ATGGTAGAACCAATTTTACAGGAAAACAAAGAACGATTCGTACTGTTTCCTATCAAGCATAAAGACATATGGGAAATGTACAAAAAATGCGAACAAAGTTTTTGGACTGCGGAGGAAATTGACCTCTCGCCGGATCTGGCCGACTGGACCAACAAGTTAAATGACGATGAGCGCCATTTCATTAAACATGTATTGGCATTTTTCGCTGCCAGCGATGGCATAGTGAATGAGAACCTTGCAGTTAATTTCATGAATGAGGTACAATACCCCGAAGCACGCTGCTTTTATGGTTACCAGATCATGATGGAGAATATCCATTCCGAAACCTATTCGTTGTTAATTGATACATACATTAAAGAGCCTGCAGAACGCCATAAATTGTTCAACGCCATGGAGACTGTTCCGTGTGTGGGTAAAAAGGCTGAGTGGGCCCTGCGCTGGATATCAAACGGATCGTTTGCCGAGCGTCTTGTTGCTTTCGCCGCTGTTGAAGGTATTTTCTTTTCCGGCAGCTTTTGCTCTATTTTCTGGTTAAAGAAGCGCGGATTAATGCCGGGATTAAGCTTCTCTAATGAACTCATTTCCCGCGATGAAGGTATGCACTGTGACTTCGCTTGTCTTCTATACGATCAGTTGGTCTCCAAACTTCCCGAAACACAGGTAAAGGCCATTATTATGAATGCCGTTGAAATTGAAAAGGAATTTGTGACCGATGCTATTCCCGTTCGCCTGATCGGGATGAACGCCGAAATGATGTGCCAGTACATTGAGTTTGTAGCCGACCGCCTGTTAATGGCACTTGGTTACAGCAAGGTGTATAATGCCACCAATCCTTTCGATTTCATGGAACTTATTTCACTGCAGGGAAAAACAAACTTCTTTGAAAAGCGCGTGGGTGAATATAAGAAAGCCAGTGTGGGTGTGGGGAAGGGTGATAATGTCTTCAAACTCGATGAGGATTTTTAA
- a CDS encoding ribonucleoside-diphosphate reductase subunit alpha codes for MFVVKRDGKRESVKFDKITARVQKLSYGLEPIHVDPAQVAMKVIEGLYDGVTTSELDNLAAEIAASLTTKHPDYALLASRIAVSNLHKNTEKSFSKTMEKLYNYVDKKTGFKAPLIAEDVHEIIQKNAEILDSTIIYDRDFGYDYFGFKTVERSYLLKIDGRVAERPQHMLMRVSIGIHKDDIDAAIETYNLMSERWFTHATPTLFNAGTPKPQMSSCFLLTTKDDSIDGIYDTLKNCAKISQSAGGIGLSIHNIRATGSYIRGTNGTSNGIIPMLRVFNDTARYVDQGGGKRKGSFAIYLEPWHADIFEFLDLRKNNGKDEMRARDLFTALWISDLFMKRVKANEDWSLFCPNEAPGLADCHSEEFEKLYTRYEQEGRARKTIKAQELWFKVLESQVETGNPYMLYKDACNSKSNQKNLGTIKSSNLCTEIVEYTSADEIAVCNLASIALPRFVENGKFDHQKLFEVTYVATHNLNKIIDRNYYPVPEARNSNMRHRPIGLGVQGLADAFILLRMAFDSEEAIQLNKEIFETIYYAAMTASKDLSKVYGPYESFPGSPTSQGIFQFDMWGVTPTGRWEWDVLREEVKKHGVRNSLLVAPMPTASTSQILGNNECFEPYTSNIYTRRVLSGEFVIVNKHLLKDLVKLGIWNDRLKSKIIAANGSVQNIDEVPQNIKDLYKTVWEIKMKTIIDMAADRGAYICQSQSLNLFIQEPNFAKLTSMHFYAWEKGLKTGMYYLRTKAAVDAIKFTIDASVLKDEANRVAAAEKQILGNEDILIEQRKAEMSCSLDNPDACEACGS; via the coding sequence ATGTTCGTAGTAAAAAGAGACGGTAAGCGCGAGTCGGTAAAGTTCGACAAGATAACAGCGCGTGTTCAGAAATTATCGTACGGCCTGGAGCCAATACATGTTGATCCTGCGCAGGTAGCCATGAAGGTGATCGAGGGTCTTTATGATGGCGTTACCACCAGCGAACTTGATAACCTTGCCGCTGAGATCGCTGCATCATTGACTACGAAACATCCCGATTATGCTTTGCTTGCATCACGCATAGCCGTGTCTAACCTGCACAAGAATACAGAGAAATCATTCTCCAAAACCATGGAGAAGTTATATAACTACGTTGATAAGAAAACAGGCTTTAAAGCTCCTCTTATTGCCGAGGATGTTCATGAGATCATTCAGAAGAATGCGGAAATACTTGACTCCACTATTATTTACGACAGGGATTTCGGGTATGATTATTTCGGTTTTAAAACAGTTGAAAGAAGCTATCTTTTAAAAATTGACGGACGTGTGGCTGAGCGTCCGCAGCACATGCTGATGCGTGTATCTATTGGAATTCATAAAGACGATATTGACGCGGCTATTGAAACCTACAACCTGATGAGTGAGCGCTGGTTCACACACGCTACCCCAACATTATTTAATGCCGGTACTCCAAAGCCCCAGATGTCATCGTGTTTCCTGCTTACAACGAAAGACGATAGTATTGACGGAATTTATGACACACTTAAAAACTGCGCCAAGATTTCACAATCAGCAGGAGGTATAGGATTGAGCATTCACAATATACGTGCAACAGGTTCATACATACGCGGCACGAACGGAACATCTAACGGTATTATACCAATGTTACGTGTGTTTAACGACACCGCCCGTTATGTTGATCAGGGCGGAGGTAAACGTAAGGGAAGTTTCGCGATATACCTTGAGCCATGGCATGCTGATATTTTCGAGTTCCTTGATCTGAGAAAAAATAATGGCAAGGATGAAATGCGCGCACGCGATCTGTTCACCGCTTTGTGGATATCTGACCTTTTTATGAAACGTGTGAAGGCCAATGAAGACTGGTCTTTGTTCTGTCCTAATGAAGCGCCCGGCCTGGCCGATTGCCATAGTGAAGAGTTTGAAAAATTATATACCCGTTACGAACAGGAGGGACGTGCCCGCAAAACAATAAAGGCTCAGGAGCTTTGGTTTAAAGTACTTGAGTCGCAGGTGGAAACAGGTAACCCGTATATGTTGTACAAAGATGCCTGCAACTCCAAATCAAATCAAAAAAACCTGGGCACGATCAAGTCGTCTAACCTTTGCACAGAAATAGTAGAATATACTTCCGCCGATGAGATCGCGGTATGTAACCTGGCTTCCATTGCATTACCGCGTTTTGTTGAGAACGGGAAATTCGATCACCAGAAATTATTTGAAGTTACTTATGTTGCCACGCACAACCTGAATAAAATAATTGACCGCAATTATTACCCGGTCCCTGAGGCCCGCAACAGCAATATGCGCCATCGTCCTATCGGACTAGGCGTTCAGGGTCTGGCCGACGCGTTCATTTTATTGCGCATGGCATTTGATTCGGAAGAAGCGATACAACTGAACAAAGAAATATTTGAAACGATTTATTATGCCGCTATGACGGCATCAAAAGATTTATCTAAAGTATATGGTCCTTATGAAAGTTTTCCCGGCTCGCCTACTTCACAGGGGATATTTCAGTTTGATATGTGGGGTGTTACACCAACCGGACGTTGGGAGTGGGATGTGTTACGCGAGGAAGTGAAAAAGCATGGCGTACGCAATTCATTGCTGGTTGCACCAATGCCAACCGCATCCACATCGCAGATATTAGGTAATAACGAATGTTTTGAGCCCTATACATCCAATATTTATACCCGGCGCGTTCTTTCCGGTGAATTTGTTATCGTGAACAAGCACCTGCTGAAAGACCTTGTAAAACTTGGTATCTGGAACGACCGCCTGAAAAGCAAGATCATCGCGGCGAACGGATCTGTTCAGAATATAGATGAGGTGCCGCAGAATATAAAAGACCTTTACAAAACAGTTTGGGAAATAAAAATGAAGACGATCATAGATATGGCTGCCGACCGCGGCGCATATATATGCCAAAGTCAGTCGCTCAATTTATTCATACAGGAGCCGAACTTTGCCAAATTGACCTCTATGCATTTTTATGCATGGGAAAAGGGTTTAAAGACCGGCATGTATTACCTGCGAACCAAGGCCGCTGTTGATGCGATTAAGTTCACTATTGACGCGAGTGTACTTAAAGACGAAGCAAACAGGGTTGCTGCTGCCGAAAAGCAAATTCTGGGCAACGAAGATATATTGATCGAGCAACGCAAAGCTGAAATGAGCTGCTCGCTCGATAACCCGGACGCCTGCGAAGCGTGCGGAAGTTAA
- a CDS encoding fibronectin type III domain-containing protein produces MKKVVLKLKERSVPNKIDFARSVVLQMTGNPNFTTPNPALASITTAANDVDAAYVKALNGGPQDTADMRNKEAVLDQLLMAEGYYVEIIANEIPATAEATILSAGMSVKQTGSINISMLSVTQGSVPGSVKLRRKAEGRGVVYKWQMSDDPFSNASWKDAGEGSLASFEIVGLRPVTRYWFRVAVIDGNVQGEFSDPVTFVVS; encoded by the coding sequence ATGAAAAAGGTAGTTTTGAAACTGAAAGAACGCTCCGTGCCGAACAAAATTGATTTCGCGCGCAGTGTAGTGTTGCAAATGACCGGTAATCCGAATTTTACAACACCCAACCCTGCTCTTGCAAGTATTACAACAGCAGCAAATGACGTAGACGCGGCTTATGTAAAAGCCCTGAATGGAGGGCCACAGGACACAGCCGATATGCGTAACAAAGAAGCTGTCCTCGATCAGCTTTTGATGGCCGAAGGCTATTATGTTGAAATTATAGCCAACGAGATTCCCGCTACCGCGGAGGCTACAATACTTAGCGCGGGCATGAGTGTGAAACAAACAGGAAGCATAAACATTTCCATGCTATCGGTAACGCAGGGCAGCGTACCCGGCAGCGTGAAGCTTAGGCGAAAAGCTGAAGGCAGGGGTGTTGTGTACAAATGGCAAATGTCGGACGACCCGTTTTCGAACGCCAGCTGGAAAGACGCAGGCGAAGGCAGCCTGGCCAGTTTTGAAATCGTAGGGCTAAGGCCCGTTACGCGCTACTGGTTTCGTGTAGCAGTAATCGATGGCAATGTGCAGGGCGAGTTTTCCGACCCGGTTACGTTTGTGGTGTCGTAA
- a CDS encoding helix-turn-helix transcriptional regulator → MKTIGDNIRYYRNQKGWSQEDMADKLDVSLPTYSRIERNINNMPFKRIIQIAKVFGISPSELVAIGKNKNDLLTENQKLMKVIAEKEKEIIALQKRIIELIDYKKSSSKGRIK, encoded by the coding sequence ATGAAAACTATTGGAGATAACATAAGGTATTATCGAAATCAAAAGGGATGGAGCCAGGAGGATATGGCAGATAAACTTGATGTTTCATTGCCTACCTATTCCCGCATCGAAAGGAATATTAACAATATGCCATTTAAAAGAATAATCCAAATTGCAAAAGTGTTTGGCATTTCACCTTCTGAATTAGTTGCGATAGGGAAAAATAAAAATGATCTGTTGACCGAAAATCAAAAGCTAATGAAAGTAATTGCGGAAAAAGAAAAGGAGATTATCGCCCTTCAGAAACGAATAATTGAACTTATTGATTACAAAAAGAGTTCTTCAAAAGGGCGAATCAAATAG
- a CDS encoding tail fiber domain-containing protein, whose product MRINSSGNVGIGLSPSFRLDIGSAGGTTGTGFHMINTSALAVNNKIFQTYTFNSGEHGQFGMIEMSTSNYGLSDFYWNTWDGSSFLERMRLTYNGKVGIGTSSPVSDLNVYRNVNGALEITASNPNTTASGSAYAGFIAKNSSKSLSMFIEGTNVVSGGLYAADAGILTCDGTYGISLFSSSSNSNATLRFGTNGNETARFDINGNYGIGITNPTYKLQVNGQPAANGYTQFTNYSDARLKTNVAAVDSSLAKIMKLRPVQFNFNSTYLDIYKDSTSLNILQKGFVAQEVKVIFPEMVGTCNIKGTEYFDLNLSNLQVYLVKAMQEQQKMIQAQDSTIAAQSSRINDLQIQITNCCNKPQGLKTSSSSNNSLGSPNKIIGSDLNNVDSNTFSDGSSPMLFQNIPNPFSRQTNIQYFIPTKTQNATIMVFDLQGKLIKTITVTNFGNGSVTISGNELSAGMFVYSLIIDGKEIDTKRMILTE is encoded by the coding sequence ATGCGAATTAACTCCAGCGGAAATGTAGGTATTGGATTAAGTCCATCATTCAGACTTGATATTGGAAGTGCAGGAGGCACAACAGGGACTGGTTTTCATATGATAAATACATCGGCACTTGCCGTAAATAATAAAATATTTCAAACATATACGTTCAATTCCGGTGAGCATGGACAATTTGGAATGATTGAAATGTCAACTTCTAATTATGGTTTATCGGATTTTTACTGGAACACATGGGATGGTTCTAGTTTTCTTGAGCGGATGCGCCTTACCTATAATGGGAAGGTCGGCATCGGCACTTCAAGTCCAGTCTCTGATCTGAATGTTTATAGAAATGTTAATGGAGCGTTGGAAATAACAGCAAGTAATCCGAATACAACCGCAAGCGGATCAGCATATGCCGGATTTATAGCAAAAAATTCTTCAAAATCATTATCTATGTTTATTGAAGGAACGAATGTGGTTAGCGGAGGACTATATGCCGCAGATGCTGGAATATTAACCTGTGATGGTACATATGGTATTTCGCTATTTTCTTCTTCATCAAATTCAAATGCAACATTACGCTTCGGAACAAATGGGAATGAAACTGCAAGATTTGATATTAATGGAAATTATGGGATTGGAATTACAAACCCAACATATAAACTACAGGTAAACGGTCAGCCTGCTGCAAATGGGTATACACAATTTACTAATTATAGCGATGCTCGCTTGAAGACAAACGTGGCAGCAGTTGATAGCAGTCTTGCAAAAATAATGAAGCTACGCCCAGTTCAATTTAATTTTAATAGTACATATCTGGATATTTATAAGGATAGCACTAGTCTTAATATATTGCAAAAAGGATTTGTTGCTCAAGAAGTAAAAGTAATTTTTCCGGAGATGGTGGGCACTTGCAATATAAAAGGTACGGAATACTTTGATCTGAATTTAAGTAATCTTCAAGTTTATTTGGTAAAAGCAATGCAGGAACAACAAAAGATGATACAAGCACAAGATTCTACAATCGCAGCGCAAAGCTCAAGAATTAATGATCTCCAAATACAAATTACAAATTGTTGTAATAAACCTCAGGGTTTGAAAACAAGCAGCAGCAGTAATAACTCTTTAGGATCTCCAAACAAAATTATCGGATCAGACTTAAATAATGTTGATTCGAATACTTTTTCGGATGGCAGTAGCCCAATGCTTTTTCAAAATATTCCAAACCCTTTCAGTCGGCAAACAAATATTCAATATTTTATTCCAACTAAAACACAAAACGCAACTATTATGGTGTTTGACTTACAGGGCAAACTGATTAAGACAATAACTGTAACAAATTTTGGTAACGGTTCAGTAACAATAAGCGGAAATGAACTAAGCGCTGGTATGTTTGTTTACTCATTAATAATTGATGGGAAAGAAATTGATACGAAAAGAATGATATTAACAGAATAA
- a CDS encoding glycoside hydrolase family 16 protein has protein sequence MNKLFLISFILFASFLFCYGQIPVNDPAWTLQSSVSDDFTGTSLNASKWTKVGDSIPGHGLEMMYYRNVTVAGGRLKIKADTLLWNAPYTGGAYTPYHYQSGEIISQSTYKYGYIEINAKFPTGNKLYWPAFWYWNSYCAGNGWYEEVDICENGETESFDQHSMGTNFHIQYTPNCGTDLTRGVSITGLPQLNQAYHKYALQWNPGGVYFYFDDSLVRPPNPSLDPPVPSHALMVDLDFYVNPWVSPRPAFTSDSLVVDYVRYYTLNTAGCLTDKTICTPATDYSTRGVYKTITAGGVSCTPTFNTSNQYTLRATDSVLLDQGTLINSDGSGQFSIIIEPCSN, from the coding sequence ATGAATAAATTATTTCTAATATCTTTTATATTATTTGCATCGTTTCTGTTTTGCTATGGGCAAATACCTGTAAACGACCCTGCATGGACCTTACAATCTTCTGTTTCAGATGATTTTACCGGGACATCACTGAATGCCTCTAAATGGACTAAGGTCGGTGACAGTATACCTGGCCATGGTTTGGAAATGATGTATTATAGGAATGTAACTGTTGCAGGAGGCAGGCTGAAAATAAAGGCGGATACTTTACTGTGGAATGCTCCTTATACTGGTGGAGCATACACCCCTTACCACTATCAGAGTGGTGAAATAATTTCACAAAGTACCTACAAATATGGGTATATAGAAATTAACGCTAAGTTCCCTACAGGAAATAAATTGTATTGGCCGGCATTTTGGTATTGGAATAGCTATTGCGCCGGGAATGGATGGTATGAAGAAGTAGACATTTGCGAAAATGGTGAGACTGAGTCATTTGATCAACATTCTATGGGCACTAATTTTCATATACAATATACCCCTAATTGTGGTACCGATCTTACCAGGGGTGTTTCAATTACAGGGCTGCCGCAATTGAATCAGGCATATCACAAATATGCCTTACAATGGAATCCTGGAGGAGTATATTTTTATTTTGACGATTCTTTGGTGAGACCCCCAAATCCAAGTCTTGATCCTCCCGTTCCTTCTCATGCACTTATGGTAGATCTTGACTTTTATGTTAATCCATGGGTTAGTCCTCGACCAGCCTTTACTTCAGACAGTTTAGTAGTTGATTATGTACGTTATTATACGCTCAACACAGCAGGATGTCTGACAGATAAAACAATATGTACTCCGGCAACGGATTACAGTACTCGCGGAGTTTATAAAACAATTACTGCAGGAGGTGTTTCGTGCACGCCAACATTTAATACCAGTAATCAATACACCTTAAGAGCAACGGATTCTGTTTTACTTGATCAGGGTACTCTTATTAATTCTGATGGATCAGGACAATTTTCTATAATCATAGAGCCTTGTTCCAATTAA